The Streptomyces sp. NBC_01317 genomic interval CGTCGTCGCGGGCCTGCGCCTCACCGGCGTCCGCGTCTCCCGGGGCGAGAAGGACCTGCTGGTCGAGGAGTCCCTCACCCGGGCCGGCCTGTGGAAGGAGGTCCGTGACCGCCTCCGCCAGCCGGGCGGCGCCCTCTCCGGCGGCCAGCAGCAGCGTCTGTGCATCGCCCGAGCCCTGGCCGTGAGGCCCCGCGTGCTGCTGATGGACGAGCCCTGCTCCGCGCTCGACCCGACCTCCACCCGCCGGGTCGAGGAGACGATCCACGACCTGGCGCACCACATCACGGTCGTCATCGTCACGCACAACATGCAGCAGGCCGCCCGCGTCTCGCAGCAGTGCGCGTTCTTCCTGGCCGAGCAGGGCACTCCCGGTGGCATCGTCGAACACGGTCCGACCGAGAAGATCTTCGGTACCCCGGAGGACGAGCGCACTGCCGACTACGTCGCCGGCCGTTTCGGCTGAGGTGCGGTGACCGCCTTCTGTGTGTGACGTGGACAGGTCATAATCCGAGGGCCGTTCCCGCCCGACGACCCGGAGGCATCCCCCACATGACCTCGTCCTTCCCCACCCGCCGCGGCTTCCTCGCCGGTGCGGGGGCCCTCGCCCTGTCCGCGGCCGGTCTCGCCTCGGCCGGCGCCGCCGTCGCCGCGCCGGCTCCCGCCCCGGCGCTCGCCCCGCAGGACTGGATGGGCGGCTTCCCGGACGCGACCCGGTTCCCGTCCCTCACCATCCCCGGCACCCACAACTCCGGTGCCCGCGTGGGCGGTCTGTACGTCGCCTGCCAAACCACCAGCATCGCCGAGCAGTTGGCCAGTGGCGTCCGGTTCCTCGACATCCGCTGCCGGGCGTTCGAGGGCGCGTTCACCATCCACCACGCCGCGTACTACCAGAACGTGAACTTCGATGACGTCCTCGCCCCCTGCCGGGACTTCCTCCGCGCCCACCCCTCCGAGACCATCCTCATGCGGGTCAAGCAGGAGTACTCCGAGGAGAGCAACGAGACGTTCCGCCGCGTCTTCGACACCTACCTCGACGGCAAGGGCTGGCGTTCGCTCTTCCGCATCGGCGACGGCCTGCCCACGCTCGGCGAGTCGCGCGGCCGGGTCGTGCTGCTCGCCGACAACGGCGGACTGCCCGGACTCCGGTACGCCGACGGCGCGTTGTTCGACGTTCAGGACGACTACGGGGCGGAGCCCATCGCCAAGTACTCCCGGATCGAAGCCCACTTCCGCAAGGCCGTCCAGCAGCCGGGCAAGCTGTTCGTCAACTACGTCAGCACCGCGGCCCTGCTTCCGCCCCGCTGGAACTCCGACCGCCTCAACCCCCAGGTCCACACGCTCCTCGACAGCGCGGGAGCGGCCGGCTGGCGCGGGCTGGGGATCGTACCGCTGGACTTCCCGGCCACCCGGCCCGGACTGGTCGAGTCTCTCCTCCGCCACAACGGCTGAGCGGGCAGCGCCCCTCACCGCATCTCGGGCGGCGGCGTCTTCGCCCCCGGGATGCGGATCGTCGCCACCGTCCCGCCGCCCGCCGCCGGGCGCAGCGTGATGCCGCCGCCCGTCTGCTGGACCGTACGGGCCACGATCGACAGGCCGAGACCCGAGCCCGGCAGCGCGCGGGCCGACGGGGAGCGCCAGAAGCGTTCGAAGACGTGCGGCAGATCCTCCGCCGGGATGCCGGGCCCGTGGTCGCGTACGGTCAGCGCGCCCTGCTCGCTCAGCGCGACCTCGACGGTCCCGCCCGGCGGGCTGAACTTCACCGCGTTGTCGAGGACGTTGACCACCGCCCGCTCCAGCGCGGCCGGTTCGGCCCGTACGAACCAGGACGACAGCCGCGCGTCGATCGTCAGGTCGGGGCCGCGCAGCCGGGCGCGATCGAGCGCGCTCTGTACGACGTCGTGCAGCGGGACGACCTGGAGCGGGCCGGGATCGGTGGCGTCGGGCCGGGACAGCTCCTGGAGGTCCCCGATGAGCGACGCCAGTTCGGTCATCTGGGCCTTGACCGATGCCATCAGCGCCCTGCGGTCGTCCGGCGGGATCGCCCGGCCCGTCTCGTCGCTGCGCGCGAGGAGTTCGATGTTCGTACGGAGCGAGGTGAGCGGCGTCCGCAGCTCGTGGCCCGCGTCGGCGATCAGCTGGGACTGCCGTTCGCGGGACGACGCGAGCGCAGCCGTCATGGAGTTGAAGGCCTGGGAGAGCCGGGCGATCTCGTCGTCGCCCTCCACCGGGATACGGACGGTGAGGTCCTCGGTCTGGGCGATGTGCTCGACCGTCCCGATCAGCCCGTCGACGGGCCGCAGCCCCGCGCGCGCCACCCACAGCCCGGCCGCGCCCGCCCCGATCACCCCGATGCCGGCGACGGCGGCGAGCAGGAGGGCCAGCCGGTTGAGGGAGTTGTCGATCTCGCTGAGGGGGCGGGACACGGAGACGGCGACCTTGGCCAGGACGGGCTGGACGCCGGGCAGGGAGGGCAGGCGGATCACGCCCTGCTGGGTGTAGACCCGTACCGCCGCGCCCTTGTCGGTGCTGCTGTCGTGGAGTGCGGTCTCCCGGATGGGGCTGTCCGCCACGGCCTTGTCGGACGCGTGGACCTTCACCGGCTCCGAGCCCCGCGCGACACACCGCTGGCCGTCCGCGAGGACCACCTGGAAATTGGCGAAACCGGGATTGGCCGTGTCCTGGGTGTCGGACCCGTCGAGACAGTTGTTGACGGCGTCCGTCGCGGTCGCCGTCAGCTGCGACTCGCTGGTGTTCCGCAGCGAGTTGTCCAGCTCGCTCTGCAACTGCGCCCGCGTCAGCAGCCAGCAGGCAGCCGCCACCGCCGCGACCGCGACCGCCACCGCCGTCGCGACCAGGAGGGCCAGTCGCGAGCGCATCGGCAGCGCGCGGAACCGGCGTACCGGAGCGATCACTCCTGACCGCCCGTGGCGGTCTCGGCGCGCAGGGCGTACCCCACTCCCCGCACGGTGTGGACCAGCCGCGGTTCGCCGCCGCTCTCCGTCTTGCGCCGCAGGTACATCACGTACACATCAAGGGAGTTGGAGCTCGGCTCGAAGTCGAAGCCCCACACGGCCTTGAGGATCTGCTCACGGGTCAGCACCTGTCTCGGGTGCGCGAGGAACATCTCCAGCAGGGTGAATTCGGTACGGGTCAGCTCCACGCGCCTGGTGCCGCGCGTGACTTCACGGGTCGTCAGATCCATCCGCAGGTCGGCGAAGGCGAGGACGTCCTCCTCGGAGACACCCTCGGTGGCCGCCGCGTACGAACTGCGGCGCAGCAGCGCCCGGATCCGCGCGAACAGCTCGTCCAACTCGAACGGCTTGACCAGGTAGTCGTCCGCGCCCGCGTCGAGACCGGTGACCCGGTCGCCGACGGTGTCGCGCGCGGTCAGCATCAGGATGGGGACCTTGGAGCCGCCGGCCCGGAGGCGGCGGGCGGCGGTGAGGCCGTCCATGCGCGGCATCTGGATGTCGAGGACGATCAGGTCGGGCGCGTAGGCGGCGGCCTTGGTGAGCGCGTCGAAACCGTCCACGGCGACCTCGGTCCCGTAGCCGTCGAACGCGAGGCTCCGCTGGAGAGCCTCGCGCACGGCGGGCTCGTCGTCGACGATCAGGATCCGCTGGGGATCGCCTTCGGCGGGACTCATGTCGCTTCTTCCGGCAGGAGGGGCGGGGACGGGGCAGGGCTGCTACCAGCGTCGCACGGCCCGTCGTCTGTGTGGCGTATGTGGTGCGACGAGCGGTGCGACCGGGTGTG includes:
- the pstB gene encoding phosphate ABC transporter ATP-binding protein PstB; the encoded protein is MSSAGPATLEARAVSAWFGTHKVLERVSLDMPAGEVTALIGPSGCGKSTFLRTLNRMHELIPSAQFGGEVLFEGQDIYAPGRRLTDARRDIGMVFQKPNPFPAMSIYDNVVAGLRLTGVRVSRGEKDLLVEESLTRAGLWKEVRDRLRQPGGALSGGQQQRLCIARALAVRPRVLLMDEPCSALDPTSTRRVEETIHDLAHHITVVIVTHNMQQAARVSQQCAFFLAEQGTPGGIVEHGPTEKIFGTPEDERTADYVAGRFG
- a CDS encoding phosphatidylinositol-specific phospholipase C, which gives rise to MTSSFPTRRGFLAGAGALALSAAGLASAGAAVAAPAPAPALAPQDWMGGFPDATRFPSLTIPGTHNSGARVGGLYVACQTTSIAEQLASGVRFLDIRCRAFEGAFTIHHAAYYQNVNFDDVLAPCRDFLRAHPSETILMRVKQEYSEESNETFRRVFDTYLDGKGWRSLFRIGDGLPTLGESRGRVVLLADNGGLPGLRYADGALFDVQDDYGAEPIAKYSRIEAHFRKAVQQPGKLFVNYVSTAALLPPRWNSDRLNPQVHTLLDSAGAAGWRGLGIVPLDFPATRPGLVESLLRHNG
- a CDS encoding sensor histidine kinase: MRSRLALLVATAVAVAVAAVAAACWLLTRAQLQSELDNSLRNTSESQLTATATDAVNNCLDGSDTQDTANPGFANFQVVLADGQRCVARGSEPVKVHASDKAVADSPIRETALHDSSTDKGAAVRVYTQQGVIRLPSLPGVQPVLAKVAVSVSRPLSEIDNSLNRLALLLAAVAGIGVIGAGAAGLWVARAGLRPVDGLIGTVEHIAQTEDLTVRIPVEGDDEIARLSQAFNSMTAALASSRERQSQLIADAGHELRTPLTSLRTNIELLARSDETGRAIPPDDRRALMASVKAQMTELASLIGDLQELSRPDATDPGPLQVVPLHDVVQSALDRARLRGPDLTIDARLSSWFVRAEPAALERAVVNVLDNAVKFSPPGGTVEVALSEQGALTVRDHGPGIPAEDLPHVFERFWRSPSARALPGSGLGLSIVARTVQQTGGGITLRPAAGGGTVATIRIPGAKTPPPEMR
- a CDS encoding response regulator transcription factor codes for the protein MSPAEGDPQRILIVDDEPAVREALQRSLAFDGYGTEVAVDGFDALTKAAAYAPDLIVLDIQMPRMDGLTAARRLRAGGSKVPILMLTARDTVGDRVTGLDAGADDYLVKPFELDELFARIRALLRRSSYAAATEGVSEEDVLAFADLRMDLTTREVTRGTRRVELTRTEFTLLEMFLAHPRQVLTREQILKAVWGFDFEPSSNSLDVYVMYLRRKTESGGEPRLVHTVRGVGYALRAETATGGQE